A section of the Kribbella sp. HUAS MG21 genome encodes:
- a CDS encoding MerR family transcriptional regulator, with product MGLRPVDLARRAGVSTQLVRNYEADGILPPAPRSETGYRQYGPEHLAALLTYRALAPGFGAETASEIMRAVHHGDEAHAFRLVDAAHAALHEQRLATDAASEALAALAAEYVDEQPVSGPSLLVGELAHRLGIRPSALRVWESAGLLAPAREPGTKYRRYGPEEVRDARIIHMLRQGRYYFEQIKPVLDGLRRTGSTEALRAAIAERRAAHDRQTKAMLYGAAMLHELLTAGEPQGASAPTAPAP from the coding sequence ATGGGGCTCCGGCCGGTCGACCTCGCCCGGCGGGCGGGTGTATCGACGCAACTGGTGCGCAACTACGAGGCGGACGGGATCCTGCCGCCGGCGCCGCGCTCCGAGACGGGCTACCGCCAGTACGGGCCGGAGCATCTGGCGGCCCTATTGACCTACCGGGCGCTGGCGCCCGGGTTCGGTGCGGAGACCGCGAGCGAGATCATGCGTGCGGTCCACCACGGCGACGAGGCGCACGCGTTCAGGCTGGTGGATGCCGCGCACGCGGCGCTCCACGAGCAGCGCCTCGCGACGGACGCCGCGAGTGAGGCGCTCGCCGCACTAGCCGCGGAGTACGTCGACGAGCAACCGGTCAGCGGTCCGTCGTTGCTGGTGGGCGAGTTAGCGCACCGCCTCGGGATCCGCCCGTCGGCGCTGCGCGTCTGGGAATCCGCCGGCCTGCTGGCACCCGCGCGTGAGCCCGGCACGAAGTACCGCCGCTACGGTCCCGAGGAGGTGCGGGATGCGCGGATCATCCACATGCTCCGGCAGGGCCGGTACTACTTCGAGCAGATCAAACCGGTCCTCGACGGCCTCAGAAGGACCGGCAGCACCGAGGCGCTCCGCGCCGCGATCGCCGAACGGCGAGCCGCGCACGACCGCCAGACCAAGGCGATGCTGTACGGCGCCGCGATGCTGCACGAACTCCTCACTGCTGGGGAACCGCAAGGCGCGTCGGCACCGACCGCCCCCGCACCGTGA
- a CDS encoding adenylate/guanylate cyclase domain-containing protein, protein MAIQGTSQGNPELVLKRRPFGSWLLGPADQSPRRLRVRLQILMTTFSIGTNLIGALVVFVLAVFVLPGPPLVDRLQLFDAIAIPAYFLVAVAIGCVWSTRLTRRVTRWIDLGRPASRREQIATLQLPLRLTLIEVLLWMVAAVLFTVMTLVLQPGNALRVALTVVDGMIITCSVSYLLTEFALRPVAARALVDSPPPRRLLAAGLKARTVFFWAVGSGVPVAGLMLAALLALIEGDVTATRLSIVILALGIVALGNGCLLTWLSAKSVVAPVRSVRNALNLIGDGRLDVTIPVFDGTELGSLQAGFNRMAEGLRERERIRDLFGRYVGPGVVREALNSDQLGGEERFAAVLFVDLVGSTALAAQRPPTEVVQLLNQFFALVVAEVDRQGGFVNKFAGDAALAIFGAPAELPDPAGSALAAGRELARRIAEELPDATAGIGVTAGVVVAGTVGDVRRHEYTVIGDPVNEAARLSELAKTAPGRLMASMAAVEEASPAESERWQQSDLVTVRGRSVPTRLAVPQQ, encoded by the coding sequence ATGGCCATCCAGGGGACGTCCCAGGGGAATCCGGAGCTGGTGCTGAAGCGGCGGCCGTTCGGATCGTGGCTGCTCGGGCCCGCCGACCAGAGCCCGCGGCGGCTGCGGGTCCGGCTGCAGATCCTGATGACCACTTTCTCGATCGGCACCAACCTGATCGGCGCGCTGGTGGTGTTCGTGCTCGCGGTCTTCGTGCTGCCGGGTCCGCCGCTGGTCGATCGGCTGCAGCTCTTCGACGCGATCGCGATCCCGGCGTACTTCCTGGTCGCGGTGGCGATCGGCTGCGTGTGGAGCACCCGGCTGACCCGGCGGGTGACCCGCTGGATCGACCTCGGCCGCCCGGCGAGCCGCCGCGAGCAGATCGCCACGCTGCAGCTTCCGCTGCGGCTGACGCTGATCGAGGTGCTGTTGTGGATGGTCGCGGCCGTGTTGTTCACAGTGATGACGCTCGTCCTGCAGCCCGGGAACGCGCTGCGCGTCGCGCTGACGGTCGTCGACGGCATGATCATCACCTGCTCGGTGTCGTACCTGCTCACCGAGTTCGCGCTCCGGCCGGTCGCGGCGCGGGCGCTGGTGGACTCACCGCCGCCGCGGCGGCTGCTCGCCGCAGGACTGAAGGCGCGCACGGTGTTCTTCTGGGCGGTCGGCTCCGGCGTCCCGGTGGCAGGCCTGATGCTGGCAGCTCTCCTGGCACTCATCGAAGGCGACGTCACCGCGACCCGGTTGTCGATCGTGATCCTTGCCCTGGGCATCGTGGCGCTCGGCAACGGCTGCCTGCTGACGTGGCTCTCGGCGAAGTCGGTGGTCGCCCCGGTCCGCTCGGTGCGGAACGCGCTGAACCTGATCGGCGACGGGCGGCTCGACGTGACGATCCCGGTCTTCGACGGGACCGAGCTGGGCTCGTTGCAGGCCGGGTTCAACCGGATGGCGGAAGGACTGCGGGAACGCGAGCGGATCCGGGACCTCTTCGGCAGGTACGTCGGACCGGGCGTGGTCCGGGAGGCGCTGAACAGCGACCAGCTCGGGGGCGAGGAGCGGTTCGCCGCGGTGCTGTTCGTCGATCTGGTCGGCTCGACGGCGCTGGCGGCGCAGCGGCCGCCGACCGAGGTCGTCCAGCTGCTGAATCAGTTCTTCGCGCTCGTGGTCGCCGAGGTGGACCGGCAGGGCGGGTTCGTGAACAAGTTCGCCGGGGACGCGGCGCTGGCGATCTTCGGGGCGCCGGCCGAGTTGCCGGATCCGGCGGGCAGTGCGCTGGCCGCGGGCCGCGAGCTGGCCCGGCGGATCGCCGAGGAGTTGCCGGATGCAACGGCCGGGATCGGCGTCACGGCGGGCGTCGTGGTGGCCGGCACGGTCGGCGACGTACGGCGGCACGAGTACACGGTGATCGGCGACCCGGTGAACGAGGCCGCGCGGCTCAGCGAGCTCGCGAAGACCGCACCCGGGCGGCTGATGGCGTCGATGGCGGCGGTCGAGGAAGCGTCGCCCGCCGAGTCCGAACGGTGGCAGCAGAGCGACCTGGTCACGGTGCGGGGGCGGTCGGTGCCGACGCGCCTTGCGGTTCCCCAGCAGTGA
- a CDS encoding sulfatase-like hydrolase/transferase, translated as MPRPNIVIIYTDDLGWGDLGCYGSPEIRTPHLDALAARGVRMTDWYSNSPVCSPSRAALLTGRHPAHAGVEEILGAARDTHGLPPQTTVASALSAAGWRTAMFGKWHLGVEAGSAPLRFGFDHHFGFRAGCVDYYSHIMYWGVRTPLHDLWSDDAEVWHNGSYLTDLITDRAVEFIAGVREPFFCYVPYNAPHYPMHAPADAMAAYAHLPWEQQVMAAMISRVDDGVGRIVEVLERTGRLDDTIIFFSSDNGPSAEERNWLGGEEIAYAGGSTGGLRGHKGSVFEGGIRVPGIWSWPSALPSGVTCTEPAMMMDVVPTLLSAADVPLPAEVDGLDLLPLLTGSEVPERTLTWEYAGQQAVRRGPWKLVTNPAEHLGAPPTRSTHLYNLTTDPAESTDLSPTHPDVLTDLITANTDWTQQLKRWRARAR; from the coding sequence GTGCCCCGTCCGAACATCGTCATCATCTACACCGACGACCTCGGCTGGGGTGATCTCGGGTGCTACGGCAGTCCGGAGATCCGTACGCCGCATCTCGACGCGCTGGCCGCCCGCGGCGTCCGGATGACCGACTGGTACTCGAACTCACCGGTGTGCTCGCCGTCGCGGGCGGCGCTGCTCACCGGGCGGCATCCGGCGCACGCCGGGGTCGAGGAGATCCTCGGCGCGGCCCGGGACACCCACGGGCTGCCGCCGCAGACTACAGTCGCGTCGGCGCTGTCGGCGGCCGGGTGGCGGACGGCGATGTTCGGGAAGTGGCACCTGGGGGTCGAGGCGGGGTCGGCGCCGTTGCGGTTCGGGTTCGATCACCACTTCGGGTTCCGCGCCGGGTGCGTCGACTACTACTCGCACATCATGTACTGGGGTGTGCGGACCCCGCTGCACGACCTGTGGTCGGACGACGCGGAGGTCTGGCACAACGGGTCGTACCTGACGGACCTGATCACGGATCGCGCGGTGGAGTTCATCGCCGGGGTGCGGGAGCCGTTCTTCTGCTACGTGCCGTACAACGCGCCGCACTACCCGATGCACGCGCCGGCCGACGCGATGGCGGCGTACGCGCACCTGCCGTGGGAGCAGCAGGTGATGGCCGCGATGATCAGCCGGGTGGACGACGGGGTCGGGCGGATCGTCGAGGTGCTCGAGCGGACCGGGCGGCTCGACGACACGATCATCTTCTTCTCGTCGGACAACGGACCGTCGGCGGAGGAACGCAACTGGCTCGGCGGCGAGGAGATCGCCTACGCGGGTGGGTCGACCGGTGGGTTGCGCGGCCACAAGGGCTCGGTATTCGAGGGCGGGATCCGGGTTCCCGGCATCTGGTCGTGGCCGTCGGCGCTGCCGTCCGGTGTCACGTGCACGGAGCCCGCGATGATGATGGACGTAGTACCGACGCTCCTGTCCGCGGCCGACGTACCTCTGCCTGCCGAGGTCGACGGCCTGGATCTCCTCCCCCTCCTCACCGGATCCGAGGTCCCCGAACGAACCCTCACCTGGGAGTACGCCGGCCAACAGGCCGTCCGCCGGGGCCCGTGGAAGCTGGTCACCAACCCCGCCGAACACCTAGGCGCCCCACCAACCCGATCCACCCACCTCTACAACCTCACCACCGACCCCGCCGAATCCACTGACCTCTCCCCCACCCACCCTGACGTTCTCACCGATCTCATCACCGCCAACACCGACTGGACCCAGCAACTCAAGCGCTGGCGAGCCCGGGCGCGCTGA
- a CDS encoding SDR family oxidoreductase: MTDERRGVVLVTGGSRGIGAAASLALAADGWDVGVNYRTQADEAARVVKACEERGRRAIAVQADVVEADQIERLFDTVTAELGPIGAVINNAGVVSPAGRVAQYDAERLDRVFRVNAISAFLVAGAAVRRMSTASGGNGGVIVNVSSRAAVLGSAGEYVDYAASKAAVDALTVGLANEVAKEGVRVLGVRPGLIETDIHEPGRLDRLGTTPPLGRPGEAAEVAEVIAFLASDRSSYMTGTTVDVSGGR, encoded by the coding sequence ATGACTGACGAACGGCGTGGGGTGGTTCTGGTCACCGGTGGCAGTCGCGGGATCGGCGCTGCGGCGTCGCTGGCGCTCGCGGCCGACGGGTGGGATGTCGGCGTCAACTACCGGACGCAGGCCGACGAGGCCGCCCGGGTCGTGAAGGCCTGCGAGGAGCGTGGCCGCCGCGCGATCGCCGTCCAGGCCGACGTCGTGGAGGCCGACCAGATCGAGCGCCTCTTCGACACGGTCACCGCCGAGCTCGGCCCGATCGGTGCCGTGATCAACAATGCCGGCGTGGTGTCGCCGGCCGGCCGAGTCGCGCAGTACGACGCGGAGCGCCTGGACCGAGTGTTCCGGGTCAACGCGATCAGCGCGTTCCTGGTCGCCGGCGCCGCGGTCCGGCGGATGTCGACGGCATCCGGCGGCAACGGCGGCGTGATCGTCAACGTCTCGTCGCGCGCCGCGGTGCTCGGATCGGCTGGCGAGTACGTCGACTACGCGGCGAGCAAGGCGGCCGTCGACGCGCTGACCGTCGGGCTGGCCAACGAGGTCGCGAAGGAGGGCGTGCGGGTGCTCGGCGTGCGGCCGGGACTGATCGAGACCGACATCCACGAGCCGGGCCGGCTCGACCGCCTCGGTACGACGCCGCCGCTGGGCCGTCCCGGGGAGGCGGCGGAGGTCGCGGAGGTGATCGCGTTCCTCGCCTCGGACCGTTCGTCGTACATGACCGGTACGACGGTCGACGTGTCCGGCGGCCGCTGA
- a CDS encoding MFS transporter yields MLETRKAPRVHLAWAVAVVGFVTLIGAAGFRSVPSVLIDPLHDEFGWSHGTIGAAVSINLLLFGGISPFAAALMDRLGLRKVVSGALVLIALGSGLTVFMTASWQLLLCWGFLVGVGTGSMSMTFVATITGRWFVERRGLVTGILTAAGATGQLIFLPLIASLASNHGWRVPALVAAGAALAVVPLVLLFLRDYPSDVGLRAYGAPEGSTAGQRVEATGSSAKRALNALTMAARRPAFWFLAGGFAICGASTNGLVGTHFVTAAHDHGMPVTTAASLLALVGVFDVGGTILSGYLTDRWDPRYLLIAYYSLRGLSLLVLPSLLGPTAEPSTWVFIIFYGLDWVATVPPTVALCREWFGQDGPIVFGWVFASHQVGAALAAAGAGVIRDVQGSYNLAWYLAGGLCAAAALMSASIRRRLVTA; encoded by the coding sequence ATGCTGGAGACGAGGAAGGCTCCCCGGGTGCACCTGGCCTGGGCGGTCGCGGTGGTCGGTTTCGTGACGCTGATCGGGGCGGCCGGCTTCCGGTCGGTGCCGAGTGTGCTGATCGATCCGCTGCACGACGAGTTCGGGTGGTCGCACGGCACGATCGGGGCGGCGGTGTCGATCAACCTGCTGCTGTTCGGCGGGATCTCGCCGTTCGCCGCGGCGCTCATGGACCGGCTGGGGCTGCGGAAGGTGGTCAGCGGCGCGCTGGTGCTGATCGCGCTGGGGAGCGGCCTGACGGTGTTCATGACCGCCTCCTGGCAGCTGCTGCTCTGCTGGGGCTTCCTGGTCGGCGTCGGCACCGGGTCGATGTCGATGACGTTCGTCGCGACGATCACCGGACGCTGGTTCGTGGAGCGGCGGGGTCTGGTGACGGGCATCCTGACGGCGGCCGGTGCGACCGGGCAGCTGATCTTCCTCCCGCTGATCGCTTCGCTCGCGTCGAACCACGGCTGGCGGGTTCCCGCGCTCGTAGCGGCCGGCGCGGCGTTGGCCGTCGTACCGCTGGTGCTGTTGTTCCTGCGGGACTACCCGAGCGATGTCGGGCTGCGTGCGTACGGCGCTCCGGAGGGCAGTACTGCGGGACAGCGGGTGGAGGCGACCGGTAGTAGTGCCAAGCGGGCGCTGAATGCGCTGACCATGGCTGCTCGGCGGCCGGCGTTCTGGTTCCTCGCGGGTGGGTTCGCGATCTGTGGCGCGTCGACGAACGGTCTGGTCGGGACCCACTTCGTGACGGCGGCACACGACCACGGGATGCCGGTGACGACCGCTGCGTCGTTGCTGGCACTGGTAGGCGTGTTCGACGTCGGCGGGACGATTCTGTCCGGGTATCTGACCGACCGGTGGGATCCGCGGTACCTGCTGATCGCCTACTACTCGCTGCGTGGCCTGTCGCTGCTGGTGCTGCCGTCGCTGCTCGGTCCTACGGCTGAGCCGAGCACCTGGGTGTTCATCATCTTCTACGGGCTGGACTGGGTGGCGACCGTGCCGCCGACGGTGGCCTTGTGCCGGGAGTGGTTCGGGCAGGACGGGCCGATCGTGTTCGGGTGGGTGTTCGCCTCGCACCAGGTCGGTGCCGCGCTGGCGGCTGCCGGTGCGGGCGTGATCCGCGACGTGCAGGGCAGCTACAACCTCGCCTGGTACCTGGCGGGTGGGTTGTGCGCCGCGGCGGCGTTGATGTCGGCGAGCATCCGGCGGCGGCTCGTGACCGCCTGA
- the soxR gene encoding redox-sensitive transcriptional activator SoxR, whose amino-acid sequence MDIEPGELTVGQLSQRSGVAISALHFYERQGLIVSRRTAGNQRRYKRDTLRRVALIRIAQRVGVPLSEVAAILKLLPENRTPTRADWERISECWQAELDRRILHLEQLRDDFRDCVGCGCLSLDRCALANPHDTLATTGPGPRRLVTDTDAPCHPGKCA is encoded by the coding sequence ATGGACATCGAGCCGGGTGAGTTGACCGTCGGGCAGCTGTCGCAGCGCAGTGGCGTGGCGATCTCGGCTCTGCACTTCTACGAGCGCCAGGGCCTGATCGTCAGCCGTCGTACGGCGGGCAACCAGCGCCGCTACAAGCGGGACACGCTGCGCCGGGTCGCGTTGATCCGGATCGCCCAGCGGGTCGGCGTACCGCTGTCGGAGGTCGCCGCGATCCTCAAGCTGCTGCCGGAGAACCGGACGCCGACCCGCGCCGACTGGGAGCGCATCTCGGAGTGCTGGCAGGCCGAACTCGACCGCCGCATCCTGCACCTCGAACAACTCCGCGACGACTTCAGGGACTGCGTCGGCTGCGGCTGCCTTTCCCTCGACCGCTGCGCCCTCGCCAATCCCCACGACACCCTCGCCACCACCGGCCCCGGCCCCCGCCGCCTCGTCACCGACACCGACGCCCCCTGCCACCCCGGCAAGTGCGCCTGA
- a CDS encoding metalloregulator ArsR/SmtB family transcription factor, with amino-acid sequence MDDDVFRALADPSRRRLLDLLNARNGQTLRELCAELDMARQSVSKHLAVLESANLVSTVWRGREKLHHLNAEPINAIADRWIHQYDRRRVQLFADLKTALEAADMNNDFVYTTYIRTTPERLWQALTDPAFTQQYWGVQHETDWQPGSEMVWHQGGVAISGPGQVVLEHTPYTRLSYAWHHITPEFAKEVGLDEETYDRTSREPLSTATFELEPVDGQVKLTVIHSGFEPGSTLRTMIKDGWPALLSDLKSLLEASVTSDR; translated from the coding sequence ATGGACGACGACGTGTTCCGCGCCCTCGCGGACCCCAGCCGGCGCCGGCTGCTCGACCTGCTGAACGCCCGCAACGGGCAGACGCTGCGGGAGCTGTGCGCCGAGCTGGACATGGCGCGGCAGTCGGTGAGCAAGCACCTCGCCGTGCTCGAGAGCGCGAACCTCGTCAGCACCGTGTGGCGCGGCCGCGAGAAGCTGCACCACCTCAACGCGGAGCCGATCAACGCCATCGCGGACCGCTGGATCCACCAGTACGACCGGCGGCGGGTCCAACTGTTCGCCGACCTGAAGACGGCTTTGGAGGCCGCGGACATGAACAACGACTTTGTCTACACGACGTACATCCGGACCACGCCGGAGCGGCTGTGGCAGGCGCTGACCGACCCGGCGTTCACCCAGCAGTACTGGGGCGTGCAGCACGAGACCGACTGGCAGCCCGGCTCGGAGATGGTGTGGCACCAGGGCGGCGTCGCGATCTCCGGACCGGGGCAGGTGGTGCTGGAGCACACGCCGTACACGCGGCTGTCCTACGCCTGGCACCACATCACGCCGGAGTTCGCGAAGGAGGTCGGGCTGGACGAGGAGACGTACGACCGGACCAGCCGCGAGCCGTTGTCGACGGCAACCTTCGAGCTGGAGCCGGTCGACGGCCAGGTGAAGCTGACCGTGATCCACAGCGGCTTCGAGCCGGGCAGCACGCTGCGGACCATGATCAAGGACGGCTGGCCCGCACTGCTCTCGGATCTGAAATCCTTGCTGGAGGCGTCCGTCACCAGCGACCGGTAG
- a CDS encoding DEAD/DEAH box helicase codes for MGESTVVLTEDRAKVAGDVIRAIAGDGARLRADQETAVAALCEAAARVLVVQATGWGKSAVYWAATAIRRAEGFGPTLVVSPLLSLMRDQVAAASRAGLRAATLNSNNIDAWSSIEHDLRSGAIDVLLVSPERLANPGFGRRVLDGLAGQIGLLVIDEAHAVSDWGHDFRPDYRRVSDVLQKLNPKTPVLATTATANSRVTDDVAAQLGESTLVLRGPLARSSLQLAVVDALSPLDRFAWVVDVLPKLPGSGIVYALTVADAQRLASLVQEVHGRDVPVAAYTGQLEAGERESLEDALRDNQLKALIATSALGMGYDKPDLGFVVHVGSPPSPVSYYQQVGRAGRGIDHAVVALLPSDADAGVWDYFATATIPVPENVQRLLRALDGYGPDEPASVPALEAETGLRRTRVELMLKQLAVDGVVDRVERGWVRTGAEWTFDSEHYDGIVSVRRREADIMRAYTRGDRCLMQLLQESLDDPSAEPCGRCSVCLGELPDPLVPRPDPETVATITRLLRGEVHVLEPRKMWPGGAFGPRGKIPAGLSAEPGRIIVYADAPEWRDVLQAAFNGSPAPEAVEALQAGAVAALSRWRNSWSARPEVVVPLPAAGHPALTSAIADHVAQVGRLDRAALTVDRSAYTDDLSSPEEAKVWRDGLAVDPTTAQAVTARTVLLLVDATSSQWPVTVAAAKLRESGAAAVLPLVIHKRP; via the coding sequence ATGGGTGAGTCGACAGTGGTGCTGACCGAGGACCGGGCGAAGGTCGCGGGCGACGTGATCCGCGCGATCGCGGGTGACGGTGCGCGGTTGCGGGCGGATCAGGAGACCGCGGTCGCGGCGCTGTGCGAGGCGGCGGCGCGGGTGCTCGTGGTGCAGGCGACCGGCTGGGGCAAGTCGGCGGTGTACTGGGCCGCGACGGCCATCCGCCGGGCCGAAGGGTTCGGTCCGACGCTCGTGGTCTCACCGCTGTTGTCGTTGATGCGGGACCAGGTGGCGGCCGCGAGCCGCGCCGGGCTGCGGGCGGCGACGCTCAACTCCAACAACATCGACGCCTGGTCGAGCATCGAGCACGACCTGCGCTCCGGCGCGATCGACGTACTGCTCGTCTCGCCCGAGCGCCTGGCGAACCCAGGCTTCGGCCGCCGCGTGCTGGACGGGCTGGCCGGGCAGATCGGGCTGCTGGTGATCGACGAGGCGCATGCGGTGTCGGACTGGGGCCATGACTTCCGGCCCGACTACCGGCGCGTGTCCGACGTGCTGCAAAAGCTCAACCCGAAGACCCCGGTGCTCGCGACAACGGCGACCGCCAACTCGCGCGTGACGGACGACGTCGCGGCGCAGCTCGGTGAGTCGACGTTGGTACTGCGTGGTCCGCTCGCGCGCTCGAGTCTGCAGCTCGCCGTCGTGGACGCGCTGTCGCCGCTGGACCGGTTCGCCTGGGTGGTCGACGTGCTGCCGAAGCTGCCCGGGTCGGGGATCGTGTACGCGCTGACGGTGGCGGATGCGCAGCGGCTGGCCTCGCTGGTCCAGGAGGTTCACGGCCGGGACGTGCCGGTCGCGGCGTACACGGGTCAGCTGGAGGCGGGGGAGCGGGAGAGTCTCGAGGACGCGCTGCGGGACAACCAGTTGAAGGCGTTGATCGCGACGTCGGCGCTGGGGATGGGCTACGACAAGCCGGACCTCGGGTTCGTGGTGCATGTGGGGTCGCCGCCGTCGCCGGTGTCGTACTACCAGCAGGTCGGGCGCGCGGGCCGCGGCATCGACCATGCGGTGGTGGCGCTGCTGCCGTCGGACGCGGACGCCGGGGTGTGGGACTACTTCGCGACGGCGACGATCCCGGTCCCGGAGAACGTGCAGCGCCTGCTGCGTGCCCTGGACGGGTACGGACCGGACGAGCCCGCGTCGGTGCCGGCGTTGGAGGCTGAGACCGGGCTGCGGCGGACGCGGGTCGAGTTGATGCTGAAGCAGCTGGCGGTGGACGGCGTCGTCGACCGGGTCGAGCGCGGCTGGGTGCGGACCGGGGCGGAGTGGACCTTCGACTCCGAGCACTACGACGGCATCGTGTCGGTACGGCGCCGCGAGGCCGACATCATGCGCGCGTACACCCGCGGCGATCGTTGCCTGATGCAACTGCTTCAGGAGTCGCTGGACGACCCGTCGGCGGAGCCGTGCGGCCGGTGCTCGGTCTGCCTGGGCGAGCTGCCGGACCCGCTGGTGCCGCGCCCCGATCCGGAGACGGTCGCGACGATCACGCGCTTGCTGCGCGGCGAGGTCCACGTCCTGGAGCCGCGCAAGATGTGGCCGGGCGGCGCCTTCGGCCCGCGCGGCAAGATCCCGGCCGGGTTGTCCGCCGAGCCGGGCCGGATCATCGTGTACGCCGACGCGCCCGAGTGGCGCGACGTACTGCAGGCCGCCTTCAACGGCTCCCCGGCACCCGAGGCCGTAGAAGCACTCCAGGCCGGCGCGGTGGCCGCCCTCTCCCGCTGGCGGAACTCCTGGTCCGCCCGCCCAGAGGTGGTGGTCCCGCTACCGGCGGCCGGCCACCCCGCCCTTACCTCCGCCATAGCCGACCACGTAGCCCAAGTGGGCCGCCTGGACCGAGCCGCCCTGACCGTCGACCGCTCCGCCTACACCGACGACCTCTCCTCACCCGAGGAAGCCAAGGTCTGGCGGGACGGTCTGGCCGTAGATCCGACCACGGCCCAGGCCGTCACAGCCCGCACAGTTCTGCTGCTCGTGGACGCCACGTCATCCCAGTGGCCGGTCACGGTCGCGGCGGCCAAACTCCGGGAATCCGGAGCCGCCGCAGTCCTGCCCCTCGTCATCCACAAGCGCCCCTGA
- a CDS encoding GNAT family N-acetyltransferase, whose amino-acid sequence MEIVNLGYRTDLAVLGLSGSSVHDAGEYVVARTPDNPGFWWGNFLLYRTPFAPGDVKRRVDDFRREFPDAEHIAFGIDTTGGEIGAEDELAAAGFAVEPAVVQTAGRVVPPPRPNEQSTYRFLSSDDDWEQVFHQSLACAELEVDAPYEEFTRRKVATRRAMVDSGHGKWFGAFDGDRLQSSLGLVFDGAVARFQSVQTAPEDRGQGLAGTLVHHAATYGLTRAKTLVIVADPDYHAIRIYRAVGFTDAETQLQFTRRPA is encoded by the coding sequence GTGGAGATCGTGAACCTCGGCTATCGCACCGACCTGGCCGTGCTCGGACTGAGCGGCAGCTCGGTGCACGACGCCGGCGAGTACGTCGTCGCGCGCACACCCGACAACCCGGGGTTCTGGTGGGGCAACTTCCTGCTCTACCGGACGCCGTTCGCACCCGGCGACGTGAAACGTCGTGTCGACGACTTCCGCCGCGAGTTCCCGGACGCGGAGCACATCGCCTTCGGGATCGACACCACGGGCGGCGAGATCGGCGCCGAGGACGAGCTGGCAGCCGCCGGATTCGCCGTCGAGCCCGCTGTCGTGCAGACCGCCGGCCGAGTGGTTCCGCCGCCCCGGCCGAACGAGCAGTCGACGTACCGGTTCCTGAGCAGTGACGACGACTGGGAGCAGGTGTTCCATCAGAGCCTCGCGTGTGCCGAGCTCGAGGTCGACGCCCCGTACGAGGAGTTCACCCGGCGCAAGGTGGCGACGAGGCGGGCGATGGTCGACAGCGGCCACGGGAAGTGGTTCGGCGCGTTCGACGGCGACCGGTTGCAGAGCTCGCTCGGGCTGGTCTTCGACGGTGCCGTCGCGCGGTTCCAGAGCGTGCAGACCGCACCGGAGGACCGCGGGCAGGGTCTCGCCGGCACGCTCGTCCACCACGCCGCGACGTACGGGCTGACCAGAGCGAAGACCCTGGTCATCGTCGCGGACCCCGACTATCACGCGATCCGGATCTACCGCGCGGTCGGATTCACCGACGCGGAGACCCAGTTGCAGTTCACCCGCAGGCCCGCGTGA